The Candidatus Cloacimonadota bacterium genome has a segment encoding these proteins:
- a CDS encoding ABC transporter ATP-binding protein — protein MICLAGYSLYKTYQDKGQDIRVLIDTNLEVQRGEFVCITGKSGCGKSTLLHILGLLDDPDSGRVVVNSAELSSRHASAHKIRNRDIGFIFQFHYLLEDLSALENVALPMLIAGETKSKAFQEAGSLLKRLNLEDRANHYPNQLSGGEQQRIALARALINSPSIVLADEPTGNLDPQHSAEVWELMFRLNRDLEQTFVIVTHDRELARQSPKTYELKGGTLI, from the coding sequence ATGATTTGCCTCGCCGGATATTCACTTTATAAAACCTATCAAGACAAAGGTCAGGACATCCGTGTGCTCATAGACACAAATTTGGAGGTTCAGCGTGGCGAATTTGTCTGCATCACGGGCAAATCCGGTTGCGGAAAAAGCACGCTGCTCCATATACTGGGACTTTTGGACGATCCCGACAGCGGTCGTGTGGTGGTAAATTCCGCCGAACTTTCCTCCCGACACGCAAGTGCACATAAAATCCGTAATCGCGATATCGGTTTTATCTTTCAATTTCATTACCTTTTGGAAGATCTCTCCGCCTTGGAAAATGTTGCTTTGCCCATGCTGATCGCTGGTGAAACCAAATCCAAGGCTTTCCAAGAGGCTGGCTCCCTGCTGAAGCGTCTCAACCTCGAGGACCGTGCCAACCACTATCCCAACCAGCTCAGTGGTGGAGAGCAACAGCGCATCGCTTTGGCGCGCGCCCTGATTAACAGTCCCAGCATCGTTTTGGCGGATGAACCCACCGGAAACCTGGACCCGCAACACAGCGCCGAGGTGTGGGAATTGATGTTCCGCCTGAATCGCGATCTGGAACAGACTTTTGTGATTGTCACGCACGATCGTGAACTGGCACGTCAAAGCC